A region of Massilia sp. WG5 DNA encodes the following proteins:
- the mltB gene encoding lytic murein transglycosylase B, with protein MKSFVPLLLAFALGAGQASHAIAASSTHHASAKSAKTSRLAKKARTKPVLAAAAPARPRIDYDGEQVNFGEWQAVRDFEDEMVSRNGFDRAALDEMVVKTRFIDSAVQLVKPAPPGKPKNWQAYSARFIEPIRINAGVRFWNENAAELARAEALYGVPAEILVGIIGVETIYGRDTGRFRVMDVLTTLAFAYPEAPNRLDRMAFFRGELEHTLLLARKENIDPFSLQGSFAGAVGMTQFMPGNVLKYGVDFDGDGIVDLRNSAADAIASVANFLVAHGWDRNATGPSVFPADVAPSLAWQALLGGLEARWQPAELQNAGVVTRTPLPEQRLYGLIDLQNGADPTEYWVANTNFFAITKYNRSYFYAMSVVELGRAVRLARES; from the coding sequence ATGAAATCCTTTGTACCGCTGCTGCTTGCCTTCGCCCTCGGCGCTGGGCAAGCCTCCCACGCCATTGCCGCCAGCTCGACCCACCACGCCAGCGCCAAATCCGCCAAGACGTCCAGACTTGCCAAAAAAGCCAGGACCAAGCCTGTGCTGGCCGCGGCGGCGCCTGCGCGCCCGCGCATCGACTACGACGGCGAACAGGTCAATTTCGGCGAATGGCAGGCGGTGCGCGATTTCGAAGACGAGATGGTGAGCCGGAACGGCTTCGACCGCGCCGCACTGGACGAGATGGTGGTCAAAACCCGCTTCATCGATTCCGCCGTCCAGCTGGTGAAGCCGGCGCCGCCGGGCAAGCCGAAGAACTGGCAGGCCTACAGCGCACGCTTCATCGAACCGATCCGCATCAATGCCGGGGTCCGCTTCTGGAACGAGAACGCGGCCGAACTGGCGCGCGCCGAGGCGCTGTACGGCGTGCCGGCCGAAATCCTGGTCGGCATCATCGGCGTCGAGACCATCTATGGCCGCGACACCGGGCGCTTCCGCGTGATGGACGTGCTGACCACCCTTGCCTTCGCCTATCCGGAAGCGCCGAACCGCCTCGACCGCATGGCCTTCTTCCGCGGCGAGCTGGAACATACCCTGCTGCTGGCGCGCAAGGAAAACATCGATCCGTTCTCGCTGCAGGGCTCCTTTGCCGGCGCGGTCGGCATGACCCAGTTCATGCCCGGCAATGTCCTGAAATACGGCGTCGACTTCGACGGCGACGGCATCGTCGACCTGCGCAACTCGGCTGCCGACGCGATCGCCAGCGTGGCCAACTTCCTGGTCGCGCACGGCTGGGACCGCAATGCCACCGGCCCCTCGGTGTTCCCGGCCGACGTCGCGCCCAGCCTGGCCTGGCAAGCGCTGCTGGGCGGCCTCGAGGCGCGCTGGCAACCGGCCGAGCTGCAGAATGCCGGTGTCGTCACCCGCACGCCCCTGCCGGAACAGCGTCTTTACGGCTTGATCGACCTGCAGAACGGCGCCGACCCGACCGAGTACTGGGTGGCAAACACTAACTTCTTTGCTATTACTAAATACAATCGAAGTTATTTCTATGCCATGTCAGTGGTCGAGCTGGGACGCGCGGTGCGCCTCGCACGGGAATCCTGA
- a CDS encoding DUF3488 and transglutaminase-like domain-containing protein, with protein sequence MSAAATSGPRSSMPLSRDKQDTLLLLASTVLVLLPHTAHLPLWVTLLCSATLVWRAALTLLGRRMPANLVLVPLAVAAMAGVLQTYHTVLGRDAGVAMLVLLVAFKMLEMHARRDLFVVVFLCFFLVLTNFFYSQGIGTALLMLVSIVALLTTQLSFQLTGAVPPLRTRLLMGAKILALAAPLAALGFVLFPRVDGPLWGMPDDAHGARTGLSDSMAPGQFSNLAQSDDPAFRVKFIGAPPAQPQLYWRGPVLGAYDGRTWTRLGPHPYRGHRAVQPVSLSVQGEPLRYQITMEPSNTRWLFALEMPRALPQLSGGAAGISHELELQASSPVRERIRYELASYVDFRLQAGDSLEDAYQWLLLPYGRNPKALAAGQQLRRDYPDPLQRVRAVLRQFSTGGYAYTLEPPLLGEDAVDEFLYTTRAGFCEHYAGAFVFLMRAAGIPARVVTGYQGGELNPIDGYFTVRQSDAHAWSEVWLARLGWVRVDPTAAVAPDRVQRSLARALPAPAPFGLEGLGRLMQPDPGSLLARVRYAIGAANNGWNQWVLNYTPQRQHALMETLQDHVFSWRSAGLFALACAVLLLAGKLSRQRRVDPVDRLYSALCQRLGQLGLPRAPDEGPTAYAARVTGAALAPEPKAAAAEFLRRYSAWRYAPPAQPQSYAAGLPTILKELLSRVR encoded by the coding sequence ATGAGCGCCGCCGCGACATCCGGGCCGCGCTCCAGCATGCCGCTGTCGCGCGACAAGCAGGACACCCTGCTGCTGCTCGCCAGTACCGTGCTGGTGCTGCTGCCGCATACCGCCCACCTGCCGCTGTGGGTGACGCTGCTGTGCAGCGCGACCCTGGTCTGGCGCGCCGCCCTGACCCTGCTGGGACGGCGCATGCCGGCCAACCTGGTGCTGGTGCCGCTGGCGGTGGCCGCGATGGCGGGCGTGCTGCAGACCTACCACACGGTGCTCGGGCGCGACGCCGGGGTCGCCATGCTGGTGCTGCTGGTGGCCTTCAAGATGCTGGAGATGCACGCGCGGCGCGACCTGTTCGTGGTGGTGTTCCTGTGCTTCTTCCTGGTGCTGACGAATTTCTTCTACTCGCAGGGCATCGGCACCGCGCTCCTGATGCTGGTCTCGATCGTGGCCCTGCTGACCACCCAGCTGTCCTTCCAGCTGACCGGCGCCGTGCCGCCGCTACGCACGCGCCTGCTGATGGGCGCGAAGATCCTGGCGCTGGCGGCGCCGCTGGCGGCCCTGGGCTTCGTGCTGTTCCCGCGCGTGGACGGGCCACTGTGGGGCATGCCCGACGATGCCCACGGCGCCCGCACCGGCCTGTCCGACAGCATGGCGCCGGGCCAGTTCTCGAACCTGGCGCAATCCGACGATCCGGCCTTCCGCGTGAAGTTCATCGGTGCGCCGCCGGCCCAGCCGCAGCTGTACTGGCGCGGCCCGGTGCTGGGCGCCTACGACGGCCGCACCTGGACCCGCCTGGGCCCGCACCCTTACCGGGGCCACCGGGCCGTGCAGCCGGTCTCGCTGTCGGTGCAGGGCGAGCCGCTGCGCTACCAGATCACGATGGAGCCGTCCAACACGCGCTGGCTGTTCGCGCTCGAGATGCCGCGCGCCCTGCCGCAATTGTCGGGCGGCGCGGCCGGCATCAGCCACGAGCTCGAACTGCAGGCCTCCAGTCCGGTGCGCGAGCGGATCCGCTACGAGCTCGCTTCCTACGTCGACTTCCGGCTGCAGGCCGGCGACAGCCTGGAGGACGCCTACCAGTGGCTGCTGCTGCCCTACGGCCGCAATCCGAAGGCGCTGGCGGCCGGCCAGCAACTGCGCCGCGACTATCCGGACCCGCTGCAGCGCGTGCGGGCGGTACTGCGCCAGTTCTCCACCGGCGGCTACGCCTACACGCTGGAGCCGCCGCTGCTGGGGGAGGACGCGGTCGACGAATTCCTGTACACCACCCGCGCCGGCTTCTGCGAGCACTATGCCGGCGCCTTCGTGTTCCTGATGCGGGCGGCCGGGATCCCGGCGCGCGTGGTGACCGGCTACCAGGGCGGCGAACTGAATCCGATCGACGGCTACTTCACGGTGCGCCAGTCCGACGCCCACGCGTGGAGCGAAGTCTGGCTGGCGCGGCTGGGCTGGGTGCGGGTCGATCCGACCGCCGCGGTGGCGCCCGACCGCGTGCAGCGCAGCCTGGCGCGCGCGCTGCCGGCCCCGGCGCCCTTCGGCCTCGAAGGCCTGGGCCGCCTGATGCAGCCGGATCCGGGTTCGCTGCTGGCCAGGGTCCGCTATGCGATCGGCGCCGCCAACAACGGCTGGAACCAGTGGGTGCTGAACTACACCCCGCAGCGCCAGCATGCATTGATGGAAACCCTGCAGGACCATGTGTTCAGCTGGCGCAGCGCGGGCCTGTTCGCGCTGGCCTGCGCGGTGTTGCTGCTGGCAGGAAAATTGTCGCGGCAACGGCGGGTCGACCCGGTCGATAGGCTATACTCGGCCTTGTGCCAGCGCCTCGGCCAACTGGGCTTGCCGCGTGCACCGGACGAAGGACCGACGGCCTACGCCGCGCGTGTCACCGGCGCCGCCCTTGCCCCCGAACCGAAGGCCGCCGCGGCCGAATTCCTGCGCCGCTACAGTGCCTGGCGCTATGCACCGCCGGCGCAGCCGCAGTCCTACGCGGCCGGCCTGCCGACCATCCTGAAAGAGTTGCTGTCCCGAGTTCGATGA
- a CDS encoding DUF58 domain-containing protein — translation MTTAAVTRLPLGVRVFGWLRGRRSTWRERTTARDRGEVELNQRRVYILPTRAGLGFAALLLALLVGSVNYSLGLGFGLTFVAAACGVVDMLATYRNLAHLHLRPGRAGAVFAGEEAPFELLLANRTRLDRFAVWVDVDTAKDPRHAVDVAAGANATVVLSGASTRRGWMKAPRVRLATRFPLGLFNAWSYWQPDSRALVYPFPEQDAPPLPVSGYPSPDGFGSAGNDDFAGVRSYQPGDPLRQLAWRHIARLDPSLGGQLVTKQFEGGALDELVLDLDALPPRLDLELKLSRLARWVLEAELRALPYALRVGARRIDAALGPAHQAACLEALALYGSADERR, via the coding sequence ATGACGACCGCAGCCGTGACCAGGCTCCCGCTCGGCGTCCGCGTGTTCGGCTGGCTGCGCGGCCGGCGCAGCACCTGGCGCGAGCGCACCACCGCGCGCGACCGCGGCGAAGTGGAACTGAACCAGCGCCGCGTCTACATCCTGCCGACCCGCGCCGGCCTCGGCTTCGCGGCCCTGCTGCTGGCGCTGCTGGTCGGCTCGGTCAACTACAGCCTGGGCCTGGGCTTCGGCCTGACCTTCGTGGCCGCCGCCTGCGGCGTGGTCGACATGCTGGCCACCTACCGCAACCTGGCCCACCTGCACCTGCGCCCGGGCCGCGCCGGCGCCGTGTTCGCGGGCGAGGAAGCGCCGTTCGAACTGCTGCTGGCCAACCGCACCCGGCTCGACCGGTTCGCGGTCTGGGTCGACGTCGATACGGCGAAGGACCCGCGCCATGCGGTCGACGTGGCGGCGGGCGCGAACGCCACCGTGGTCCTGTCGGGCGCCAGCACCAGGCGCGGCTGGATGAAGGCGCCGCGCGTGCGCCTGGCGACCCGCTTTCCGCTCGGCCTGTTCAATGCCTGGAGCTACTGGCAGCCGGACAGCCGCGCGCTGGTCTATCCCTTCCCCGAACAGGACGCGCCGCCGCTGCCGGTCAGCGGCTATCCGAGCCCGGACGGCTTCGGCAGCGCCGGCAACGACGATTTCGCCGGCGTGCGCAGCTACCAGCCCGGCGACCCGCTGCGCCAGCTGGCCTGGCGCCACATCGCGCGCCTCGATCCCTCGCTCGGCGGCCAGCTGGTGACCAAGCAGTTCGAAGGCGGCGCGCTCGACGAGCTGGTGCTCGACCTGGACGCGCTGCCGCCGCGGCTCGACCTCGAGCTGAAGCTGTCGCGCCTGGCGCGCTGGGTACTGGAAGCGGAGCTGCGCGCCCTGCCCTATGCGCTGCGTGTCGGTGCGCGCAGGATCGACGCCGCGCTCGGCCCGGCCCACCAGGCGGCCTGCCTCGAAGCCCTGGCGCTGTACGGCAGCGCGGACGAGCGTCGATGA
- a CDS encoding MoxR family ATPase, translating into MFKQLHSAARQVGQIVVGKDQQVRLALTCLLAGGHLLIDDVPGVGKTTLAHALALTLGLQFNRVQFTSDLLPADVAGISVYEREKNGFVFHPGPIFTQVLLADEINRATPKTQSGLLEAMEERQVTADGVTRLLPEPFFVIATQNPAHQIGTFPLPESQLDRFLMCLSLGYPDASAERALLMGEDRRAMLKTLQPVMRPEELLDAQRSLRAIHASGALIDYLQALAQESRSGKLFAEGLSPRATLALLQAARAWAALEGRDHVIPEDIQTLLVPVCAHRLRPLKSAIGGGGASRDLVLQLQKSVPV; encoded by the coding sequence ATGTTCAAACAATTACACTCCGCCGCACGCCAGGTCGGCCAGATCGTGGTGGGCAAGGACCAGCAGGTCCGGCTCGCCCTCACCTGCCTGCTGGCCGGCGGCCACCTGCTGATCGACGACGTGCCCGGGGTCGGCAAGACCACGCTGGCGCATGCGCTGGCCCTGACCCTGGGCCTGCAGTTCAACCGCGTGCAGTTCACCAGCGACCTGCTGCCGGCCGATGTCGCCGGCATCTCGGTGTACGAGCGCGAGAAGAACGGCTTCGTGTTCCATCCCGGCCCCATCTTCACCCAGGTGCTGCTGGCCGACGAGATCAACCGCGCCACGCCCAAGACCCAGTCCGGGCTGCTGGAAGCGATGGAGGAGCGCCAGGTCACGGCCGACGGCGTCACGCGGCTGCTTCCCGAACCCTTCTTCGTGATCGCGACCCAGAACCCGGCGCACCAGATCGGCACCTTCCCGCTGCCCGAATCCCAGCTCGACCGCTTCCTGATGTGCCTGTCGCTCGGCTATCCCGACGCCAGCGCCGAGCGCGCGCTGCTGATGGGCGAGGACCGGCGCGCCATGCTGAAGACCCTGCAGCCGGTGATGCGCCCGGAAGAACTGCTGGATGCGCAGCGCTCGCTGCGCGCGATCCACGCTTCGGGCGCGCTGATCGACTACCTGCAGGCGCTCGCCCAGGAATCGCGCTCCGGCAAGCTGTTCGCCGAAGGGCTGTCGCCGCGCGCCACCCTGGCGCTGCTGCAGGCGGCGCGCGCCTGGGCCGCGCTGGAGGGCCGCGACCACGTGATCCCGGAAGACATCCAGACCCTGCTGGTGCCGGTCTGCGCGCACCGCCTGCGGCCGCTGAAGTCGGCGATCGGCGGCGGCGGCGCCAGCCGCGACCTGGTGCTGCAGCTGCAGAAGTCGGTGCCGGTATGA
- a CDS encoding histone deacetylase family protein, with protein MSTAIYSHPDCSMHEMGDWHPETPARLQAIEDQLILARLDGLVERRDGAPAGEAAILRNHSQGAIDLVRGNLPGAGEHYPLDGDTLLCQHSYRAALRAAGLALAATDDVIAGAVDNAFCAIRPPGHHALPGEPMGFCLFNNVAIAARHALEVHGLERVAIVDFDVHHGNGTDESFRGDPRVLMASFFQHPFYPYTEPTPVTATSVNIPVPAYSGGDVVRKLVLEQWLPALHAHRPQMIFISAGFDAHKEDDLGGMALVEADYAWITHRLVEVARQHAKGRIVSCLEGGYNLSALGRSVAVHVKALAELD; from the coding sequence ATGAGCACAGCAATCTACAGCCACCCTGACTGTTCCATGCACGAGATGGGAGACTGGCATCCCGAGACGCCGGCGCGCCTGCAGGCGATCGAGGACCAGCTGATCCTGGCGCGCCTGGACGGCCTGGTCGAGCGCCGCGACGGCGCACCGGCCGGCGAGGCGGCGATCCTGCGCAACCACAGCCAGGGTGCCATCGACCTGGTGCGCGGCAACCTGCCCGGCGCCGGCGAGCACTACCCGCTCGACGGCGACACCCTGCTGTGCCAGCACAGCTACCGCGCCGCCTTGCGCGCCGCCGGCCTGGCGCTCGCCGCCACCGACGACGTGATCGCGGGGGCCGTCGACAATGCCTTCTGCGCGATCCGCCCGCCGGGCCACCATGCGCTCCCCGGCGAGCCGATGGGCTTCTGCCTGTTCAACAACGTCGCCATCGCCGCCCGCCACGCGCTCGAGGTGCACGGCCTGGAGCGGGTCGCCATCGTCGACTTCGACGTCCACCACGGCAACGGCACCGACGAATCCTTCCGCGGCGACCCGCGCGTGCTGATGGCCAGCTTCTTCCAGCATCCCTTTTATCCGTACACCGAACCGACCCCGGTCACGGCCACCAGCGTCAACATTCCGGTGCCGGCCTACAGCGGCGGCGACGTGGTGCGCAAGCTGGTGCTGGAGCAGTGGCTGCCGGCCCTGCATGCGCACCGCCCGCAGATGATCTTCATCTCGGCCGGCTTCGACGCCCACAAGGAAGACGACCTGGGCGGCATGGCCCTGGTCGAAGCCGATTACGCCTGGATTACCCACCGGCTGGTCGAGGTCGCGCGCCAGCATGCCAAGGGGCGCATCGTCAGCTGCCTGGAAGGCGGCTACAACCTGTCGGCCCTGGGCCGCAGCGTCGCCGTGCACGTGAAGGCGCTCGCTGAGCTGGATTAA
- the ylqF gene encoding ribosome biogenesis GTPase YlqF, translating into MSIQWFPGHMAAARKQAAEQMENTDVVIEVLDARLPQASSNPMVEELRKFRNKPCLKVLNKTDLADPVATAAWAAWYDAQDGVTAYPMTTKKPSDVARIPELCKTLAPHRGVPTKPLRIMIMGIPNVGKSTLMNALLKKRVAKVGDEPAVTKAQQKIYLDKFTVLVDTPGMLWPKIAMESDGLMLAASHAVGTNAVIEEEVAEFLGTLLLERYPQLLTARYGFKTEGMDGFGVIEGVAARRGFRVRGGDYDYEKASHVFLQDYRQGALGRISLETPATRAEALEKHRIDMEEKARIAAEKAAKKAEEAARGKRGT; encoded by the coding sequence ATGTCGATTCAATGGTTCCCGGGCCACATGGCCGCAGCCCGCAAGCAGGCCGCGGAGCAGATGGAAAACACCGATGTGGTCATCGAGGTCCTGGACGCGCGCCTGCCGCAGGCGAGCAGCAACCCGATGGTCGAGGAGCTGCGCAAGTTCCGCAACAAACCCTGCCTGAAGGTCCTGAACAAGACCGACCTGGCCGACCCCGTCGCGACCGCCGCCTGGGCCGCCTGGTATGACGCCCAGGACGGCGTGACGGCCTATCCGATGACGACCAAGAAACCGTCCGACGTGGCCCGCATCCCGGAACTGTGCAAGACCCTGGCCCCGCACCGCGGGGTGCCGACCAAGCCGCTGCGCATCATGATCATGGGTATCCCGAACGTCGGCAAGTCGACCCTGATGAATGCGCTGCTGAAGAAGCGCGTGGCGAAAGTCGGCGACGAGCCGGCCGTCACCAAGGCCCAGCAGAAGATCTACCTGGACAAGTTCACGGTGCTGGTCGACACCCCCGGCATGCTGTGGCCGAAGATCGCGATGGAAAGCGACGGCCTGATGCTGGCCGCCAGCCACGCGGTCGGCACCAACGCCGTGATCGAGGAAGAAGTGGCCGAGTTCCTGGGGACGCTGCTGCTGGAGCGCTACCCGCAGCTCCTCACGGCCCGCTACGGTTTCAAGACCGAGGGCATGGACGGCTTCGGCGTGATCGAGGGCGTGGCCGCGCGCCGTGGCTTCCGCGTGCGCGGCGGCGACTACGACTACGAAAAAGCCTCCCACGTGTTCCTGCAGGACTACCGCCAGGGCGCGCTGGGCCGCATCAGCCTGGAGACCCCGGCCACGCGCGCCGAGGCGCTGGAAAAGCACCGCATCGACATGGAAGAAAAGGCGCGCATCGCCGCCGAGAAGGCGGCGAAAAAAGCCGAAGAGGCCGCGCGCGGCAAGCGCGGTACCTGA
- a CDS encoding class III extradiol ring-cleavage dioxygenase: MSTRLPTYFVSHGGGPWPWMKDQYGATYDRLEASLVDIKRQVGARPKAVLVVTSHWETGQFMVSSGAAPGMIYDYGGFPPHTYQINYPAPGEPELAARVAQLLNAAGRPAGLDPERGLDHGTFSMLYPVYPEADMPVVQLSIRQGYDPAVHLAAGRALAPLRDEGVLIVGSGLSFHNLRQFGPGGALASHAFDTWLQHVLLELSPPDREQALLHWSEAPFARHAHPREDHLVPLWVALGAAEQEPAACVYHEESFFGALTVSSFRFGQAA; encoded by the coding sequence ATGTCCACCCGCCTGCCCACCTATTTCGTCTCGCACGGCGGCGGCCCGTGGCCATGGATGAAGGACCAGTACGGCGCCACCTACGACAGGCTGGAAGCCTCGCTGGTCGACATCAAACGCCAGGTGGGGGCAAGGCCGAAGGCCGTGCTGGTGGTGACCAGCCATTGGGAGACCGGGCAGTTCATGGTCTCGAGCGGCGCGGCGCCCGGCATGATCTACGACTACGGCGGCTTCCCGCCGCACACCTACCAGATCAACTATCCGGCCCCGGGCGAGCCGGAACTGGCCGCCCGCGTGGCGCAACTGCTGAACGCCGCCGGCCGGCCGGCCGGCCTGGACCCCGAGCGCGGTCTCGACCACGGCACCTTCTCGATGCTCTACCCGGTCTATCCGGAAGCCGACATGCCGGTGGTGCAATTGTCGATCCGCCAGGGCTATGACCCGGCCGTGCACCTGGCCGCCGGCCGCGCACTGGCGCCGCTGCGCGACGAAGGCGTGCTGATCGTCGGCAGCGGCCTGTCCTTCCACAACCTGCGCCAGTTCGGCCCCGGCGGCGCGCTCGCTTCGCACGCCTTCGACACCTGGCTGCAGCACGTGCTGCTGGAACTGTCGCCGCCCGACCGCGAACAGGCGCTGCTGCACTGGAGCGAAGCGCCCTTCGCGCGCCACGCGCATCCGCGCGAGGACCACCTGGTGCCGCTGTGGGTGGCGCTGGGGGCGGCCGAGCAGGAACCGGCGGCCTGCGTGTACCACGAGGAGAGCTTCTTCGGCGCCTTGACGGTATCGAGCTTCCGGTTCGGACAAGCCGCCTAA
- a CDS encoding M1 family metallopeptidase — protein MRLGSTVLRTGALAALLAAGAALTADLLAEPAPAPAGATAAGKPAPSLDGIALAAADAAAVSVPSSPGAWGGARTGSEATLSDRVVHYDIDATLDPVKHTVTGREKLTWRNRSSVPVRSVYLHLYMNAFEGTGSTFFTEKRLRDSAFRSGVDIKQGEWGHIALRSVTQGDATVPWSFVHPDNGPATDHTVVRFDLPAAVAPGASTTFDIDFHTQLPRVMARTGYFGSFHLVGQWFPKIGVLELPGERGAAAPRWNAHEMHLNSEFYADFGSYDVRITAPKAYTVGATGEPQGPPAEKDGMLTHRYVQGDVHDFAWTADKRSAKPMVETWTGPGSPTVTVTVLYPPEYAASAAPAMKAAKDSLTYFSNTLGPYPYKTLTVVIPPHNAEEAGGMEYPTFFTAEGYAQVEPGTANQYLLDFVTIHEFGHGYFYGLLANNEFEEPMLDEGLNEYWDLRMLRDRGQQVFAGTPLTRRLGFAPGFQPFAAERSGTPRGDAADAPGQNAYDRLQGIGPVYSRTAILMRDLEARIGKEPIERAFKEYYRRWKFRHPSTADLRETLAEVSGQRAAVEAVFAQQVYAATKVDDRVADFTSREQLPLPGTRQVGSNWVEDKQADLDKRVEKEREAWKKAHPKAKEGTGPYPFRTEVLLRRYGAAVPQTLVVKFADGSTETVRWDASESWRKFSWTRPARAVSAELDPQRLHYLDVSKLDDSRTIEPDASASRRWTMDAAAFIEYLLTLIATV, from the coding sequence ATGAGATTGGGTTCCACCGTATTGCGAACGGGCGCCCTCGCCGCCCTGCTGGCGGCGGGAGCGGCGCTCACCGCCGACCTGCTCGCCGAACCGGCTCCGGCGCCAGCCGGCGCGACCGCAGCCGGCAAGCCGGCGCCTTCCCTCGACGGCATTGCGCTGGCGGCTGCCGACGCGGCGGCGGTCAGCGTGCCGAGCAGCCCCGGCGCCTGGGGCGGGGCCCGCACCGGGTCGGAAGCGACCCTGTCGGACCGCGTGGTCCACTACGACATCGACGCCACCCTCGACCCGGTCAAGCACACGGTGACGGGCCGCGAAAAACTCACCTGGCGCAACCGCAGCAGCGTGCCGGTCAGGAGCGTCTACCTGCACCTCTACATGAACGCCTTCGAGGGCACGGGCAGCACCTTCTTCACCGAGAAGCGGCTGCGCGACAGCGCATTCCGTTCCGGCGTCGACATCAAGCAAGGCGAATGGGGCCATATCGCCCTGCGCAGCGTCACCCAGGGCGACGCCACCGTGCCCTGGAGCTTCGTCCATCCCGACAACGGCCCGGCCACCGACCACACGGTGGTGCGCTTCGACCTGCCGGCCGCGGTCGCGCCGGGCGCCTCGACCACCTTCGACATCGACTTCCACACCCAGCTGCCGCGGGTGATGGCGCGCACCGGCTACTTCGGCAGCTTCCACCTGGTCGGCCAGTGGTTCCCGAAGATCGGCGTGCTGGAACTGCCGGGCGAACGCGGCGCCGCCGCGCCTCGCTGGAACGCGCACGAGATGCACCTGAACTCCGAGTTCTACGCCGACTTCGGCAGCTACGACGTGCGCATCACGGCGCCGAAAGCGTACACGGTCGGCGCCACCGGCGAGCCGCAGGGCCCGCCCGCCGAGAAGGACGGCATGCTGACCCACCGCTACGTGCAGGGCGACGTCCACGACTTCGCCTGGACCGCCGACAAGCGCTCCGCCAAGCCGATGGTCGAGACGTGGACCGGCCCGGGCAGCCCGACCGTCACCGTCACCGTGCTGTATCCGCCCGAGTATGCGGCCAGCGCCGCGCCGGCGATGAAGGCGGCCAAGGATTCGCTGACCTATTTTTCGAACACGCTCGGCCCCTACCCGTATAAAACGCTGACGGTCGTGATCCCGCCGCACAACGCGGAAGAAGCCGGCGGCATGGAATACCCGACCTTCTTCACCGCCGAAGGCTATGCGCAGGTCGAGCCGGGCACCGCGAACCAGTACCTGCTGGACTTCGTCACCATCCACGAATTCGGGCACGGCTACTTCTACGGCCTGCTGGCGAATAACGAGTTCGAAGAGCCGATGCTGGACGAGGGCCTGAACGAATACTGGGACCTGCGCATGCTGCGCGACCGCGGCCAGCAGGTGTTCGCCGGCACGCCGCTTACCCGCCGGCTCGGCTTCGCGCCGGGCTTCCAGCCCTTCGCCGCCGAGCGCAGCGGCACACCGCGCGGCGACGCCGCCGACGCGCCGGGCCAGAACGCCTACGACCGCCTGCAGGGCATCGGCCCGGTCTACAGCCGCACCGCGATCCTGATGCGCGACCTCGAAGCGCGCATCGGCAAGGAGCCGATCGAGCGCGCCTTCAAGGAATACTACCGGCGCTGGAAGTTCCGCCATCCGAGCACCGCCGACCTGCGCGAGACCCTGGCCGAGGTCAGCGGCCAGCGCGCCGCGGTCGAAGCCGTGTTCGCCCAGCAGGTGTATGCGGCCACCAAGGTCGACGACCGCGTCGCCGACTTCACCAGCCGCGAACAGCTGCCGCTGCCGGGCACGCGCCAGGTCGGCAGCAACTGGGTCGAGGACAAGCAGGCCGACCTCGACAAGCGCGTCGAGAAGGAGCGCGAGGCCTGGAAGAAGGCGCATCCGAAGGCGAAGGAAGGCACGGGCCCCTACCCCTTCCGCACCGAAGTCCTGCTGCGCCGCTACGGCGCCGCGGTGCCGCAGACCCTGGTCGTGAAATTCGCCGACGGCAGCACGGAAACGGTGCGCTGGGACGCCAGTGAAAGCTGGCGCAAGTTCAGCTGGACCAGGCCGGCGCGCGCCGTCTCGGCCGAGCTCGACCCGCAGCGCCTGCACTACCTCGACGTCAGCAAGCTGGACGACAGCCGCACCATCGAGCCGGACGCCAGCGCCTCGCGCCGCTGGACCATGGACGCCGCGGCCTTCATCGAATACCTCCTCACCCTGATCGCGACCGTATGA